The segment AATATATCTCCCTTTTCAATAAAATTTTGATGATGAAAGGGTAATGGGTTTTTAAGAATCTCTAATGAGTGCTTCAAAAATCGTGATAAAGGAACTGCAGGTATTTCTCTGGGTGTATGCATTAAATCTATTTCCTATAATGGTATGATGTCATTCTGAAACAAGTACAGAATTCAGTGGCTATTTTTAAAATAACCCTCCTTGAATAGTCCCTTTAATTTTTCCGCGGTGTTTATAAGCTAATTCAGTCACTTCTCTGCCTCGTGGCGTGCGCATAATAAAGCCTTGTTGAATTAAAAATGGCTCATAGACCTCTTCAATAGTTTCAGCACTTTCACTAACAGCTGTTGCTAAGGTCGTAATACCTACGGGGCCACCTTTAAACTTGTCAATTATGGTTTCCAAAATTTTATTGTCCATTTCATCCAGACCATGTGCATCAACATTAAGTGCTGCTAAAGCAAATTTGGCGATTTTAATCTCAATATTGCCATTGCTTTTAATTTGAGCAAAATCTCTAACTCTTCGCAATAAGGCATTTGCAATTCTTGGAGTCCCACGACTTCTTCCCGCAATTTCTACCGCAGCCTCCATGGTCATAGGTACATTTAAAATTGAAGCACTACGTTGCACAATGGTAGTTAATAATTCAGTGTTATAATATTGAAGTCGACTTTGAATGCCGAAACGAGCACGCATTGGCGAGGTTAAAAGTCCGGAGCGTGTTGTTGCTCCAATAAGGGTGAACGGATTTAAGTTAATTTGTACTGTCCTTGCGTTTGGTCCAGACTCGATCATAATATCAATCTTATAGTCTTCCATAGCAGAATATAAATACTCCTCAACGATTGGACTTAATCGATGTATTTCATCAATAAAAAGAACGTCTCTTTCATCTAAATTAGTCAACAAACCAGCTAAGTCCCCTGGTTTATCTAGAACAGGGCCAGATGTGACTTTAATGCCTACATTGAGTTCGCTTGCTAATATATGCGCTAGTGTTGTTTTTCCTAAACCAGGAGGGCCATGAAACAAGGTGTGATCTAATGCTTCATCTCTACCATTCGCTGCTTGGACAAAAATCTGTAAATTTTCTAAAACCTGATCCTGACCCGTAAAATCATCAAAGGATAAGGGTCTAAGTTTTTTTTCTACTTCTATTTCTTCGGGAGAAAAATGTTCGTCTGTTGGATCTAGATTTTCATTCATGTTACACAAATATAAACAAAAAGCCTTTCGATAATTACGAAAGGCTTTCTAATAATATACTATATATAAATGTTAATGTTGTAGTTCTTCTTCTCCATCTTTTAAAGGAACGTTTTGCGGAACAAAATCTTCATCGTGTCCGGGCTTACTGTAATCATAAGGCCAGCGGTGAACATGAGGGATTTCTCCCGGCCAGTTTCCGTGGATATGCTCAACTGGAGCTGTCCATTCTAATGTATTTGAACGCCATGGGTTTTGCTCTGCTTTCTTTCCGAAGAAAATACTACTTATAAAATTGTACAAGAACACTAACTGTACTGCACCACCAACTAGGGCAAACATTGTAATCACGACGTTAGCATTAGCAGTGTCATCAAATAATGGGAAATTAGAATTTGTATAATAACGTCTAGGTAGACCAGCCATCCCTATAAAGTGCATTGGGAAAAATACACCGTAGGCACAGATTGCCGTCACCCAAAAATGTATGTATCCTAAATTCTTGTTTAACATACGGCCAAACATCTTTGGAAACCAGTGATATATACCCGCAAACACACCATAAAGTGCAGAAATACCCATTACCAAGTGGAAATGCGCTACTACAAAGTACGTATCATGAACATTAATATCTAGAGCACTATCTCCTAAAATAATTCCTGTTAAACCACCTGTGATGAATGTAGATACTAATCCAATAGAGAATAACATTGCTGGATTCATCTGAAGGTTACCCTTCCAGAGTGTGGTTATATAGTTAAACGCTTTTACTGCGGATGGAATCGCAATCAATAAGGTTGTAAATGTAAATACCGATCCTAAGAAAGGATTCATTCCCGAAATGAACATGTGGTGACCCCAAACAATCGTTGATAAGAATGCAATTGCGAGAATTGACATAACCATGGCACGGTAACCAAAAATTGGCTTTCTTGAATTTGTTGAAATTACTTCCGATGAAATACCTAGGGCTGGTAATAATACAATGTATACTTCAGGATGTCCTAAAAACCAGAATAAATGTTCAAATAATACTGGAGAACCTCCTTGATAATGTAATACTTCACCTTGAATAAATATATCTGATAAGAAGAACGATGTTCCGAAACTTCTATCCATGATTAATAATAAAGCTGCCGATAATAATACTGGAAATGAAACAACACCTATAATAGCGGTTACAAAGAACGCCCAAATTGTTAATGGCAGTCTTGTCATAGACATTCCTTTTGTTCGTAAATTAATAACGGTAACAATATAGTTTAACGACCCTAATAAAGAGGACGCAATGAATATTGCCATAGAGACTAACCATAAAGTCATACCCATTCCGGAACCACCTTGAGCCATAGGTAAGGCGCTTAAAGGCGGATAAATAGTCCATCCAGCGGCTGCAGGTCCAAACTCGACAAAAAATGACAATATCATAATTACACATGATAAAAAGAATAGCCAATACGATATCATATTTAAGAATCCCGAAGCCATATCTCTAGCCCCTATTTGTAAAGGGATTAATAAATTACTAAAAGTACCACTCAAACCAGCCGTTAGCACAAAAAACACCATTAAAGTACCGTGAATCGTCACTAGTGCTAAATAAATATCTGCACCCATAACGCCATCTGGAGCCCACTTTCCTAACAAAGCCTCAAAAATCACATTAGGCTCTTCTGGCCATGCAATTTGTAGACGCATCATTAGAGACATTAGAATTCCAATAATTCCCATGACAATTACACCAGTAATTAAATACTGCTTGGCAATCATTTTATGATCTTGACTAAAAATATATTTAGTCACAAAAGTCTCCTTATGGTGATGATGTCCGTGGTCGTCGTGTGCGTGAGTATCTGCGTGTGCTGACATAATCTATTTTCTTTTTTTTAAAATCTTTTAGTTAGTTAAAGAGTTATCGAATGTTTTCTGCTCTTTAATCCAAGCGTTATATTCTTCTTCTGTCTCTACAATAATCTTCATTTGCATATTGTAGTGTGATTTACCACAGATTTTATTACATAGCAATAAGTAATCAAATTCATATAGTAATTCTTGTCCTTTAGCTTCGATTTCATCTTTATTTTCAGAACGTATGGCATTAATATTTGCCACTTTTTCGGCAATATCAGGATTTAATCGCATGTCCTGTGTTGTTACTGTTGGTGTGAAACCAAACTGAGTTATCATACCTGGGACGCAATTCATCTGCGCTCTAAAGTGAGGCATATATGCTGAATGCAACACATCTTGTGAGCGCATTTTAAATAATACAGGTCTGTTTACTGGTAAATGTAATTCTGTTGTAATAATATCATCTTGTGAATTAGGATCAGACTCGTCTACTCCCAAGATATTTGCGCGATCAATATCAATTAATCTTACATTAGCCATCCCTAAAGTATTGTCTTCTCCGGCATATCGGGCCTTCCAGTTAAATTGCTGTGCATATAATTCAATCACTAAAGGATCTTCGCTTTCATCCACATTCATGATACTGGTCCAGGTAAACAATCCATAAATAATTAAACCTGCTAGAACGATTACAGGAATGAATGTCCAAATCGCTTCTAAGGTATTATTATCTGCATAGAACAGTGCTTTACGACCTTTTTCTCCTTTGTATTTAAAAGCAAAATAGTGCAGTAAAAACTGAGTAACAGTTTGAACGATAAAAATAACCACCATCGAAATGATCATTAAATTATCAACATCTTTACCGTGTTCTGAAGCCGCATTGGATACTAAGGGCAAATCTCCTAAGTACCAAAAACTAGCAATGGTTATGGCATAAATGAAGATTAAGAATCCCATCATCAAATAACCATTTAATCTATTGTCTTTATCATTCGCTACTTGACTATTAGATGCCCCAACTTGCGCTAAATCAAAGATCTTAACCATTTGCCATATCGCAACAGCTATGAAAAGTACTATTATAAGTGTTAAAAAAGCAGTCATTGTCGTTTCTGTTCTTTATATATTTTATTAATAATGGAAATGTTCACTTTCTTTTATGAACGGATTACGTTTAGCTAATAAAGGTGCTTTGGTTAACGCTGTAAACACAATAAATATGAATAATCCTGCGAAAAGCAGTATTGAACCTATTTCTGGAATCCCAATGAACCATCTATCTCCAACTGTAGCCGGCATAATCATATTAAACACGTCGATATAATGTCCGCATAAAATTACAATACCTGCCATTACTACAAACCATGGAATACGTTTATAATCGCTATTCATTAATATTAATAGTGGGAATACAAAATTCATTACTACCATACCCAAGAATGGCAATTGATAATCTTGGAATCGTGTTACAAAGTATGTGACTTCTTCTGGAATATTTGAATACCAAATGAGCATAAATTGTGAGAACCATAAGTACGTCCAGAAGATACTTATACCAAACATGAATTTTGCTAAATCATGTAAGTGACTATCATTAACAAAAGGCAGATGACCTCTAGACTTTAAATACATGGTCAACATTGCTATTACAGTAATTCCACTTACAAACATTGATGCGAAAACATACCATCCAAATAGTGTTGAGAACCAGTGTGGGTCTACACTCATAATCCAATCCCATGACATCATAGATTCAGTATAAATATAAAATACTAAGAACCCTGCAGCAATTCTAAATGATTTTTTAAAGTTTTTATTATCGTCTGCATTATCTTGAGCAATTGAAAACTTACGTGCAAAATGTCTATAAAGTGACCAACCTGCAATAAAAATTAAACCTCTTATGATAAATCCCTTCAAATTTAAGAATCCTGATTTACCCGCTACTAGTGCATCATATTTATCACTTGTAGGGTCTACCATATCTGGATCCATCCAAATGAATATGTTATAGTGTCCTATTGTTCCTGAAGCAACAGCAATACCTAATACTATTAATGCTCCAGGTAGTACATAAGCTGTAATTGCTTCCATGACTCTAAATAATACTGGAGACCAACCTGCCTGTGCAGCAAACTGTATTGCATAGAATGCTAAAACTCCCAGCGCGATCATAAAGAAGAAAAAGGCAGCTACGTACAATGCTGACCAAGGTCTGTTGTGTATTTGATGCAAAACATGCTCTTCATGGCTCATTTTATGGCCCTCCTCGGCATGAGCTTCATCGCCATGGGCATCTACATGTGATGCTTCTTCAACATGTGATTCTTCCGCATGACCTTCAGAGGAATGTGCTTCTCCGTGACCGTCGTGTTCAGCAGCAAGCAATACTTTGACATCCTCTTCAGTTTTATATTGATGCGAATCCCAAAAGCCATAACTAACACCTAATGCTCCGAGGATCATTAGGATTATAGATGCCATTTTTAATCGATTTGAAATTGTATACATATCTCTATTCTAAATCTTTAACTATCTTATTTTTCTAGGTCTGCTTTTAACTTAAGTACGTAATCGACTACTTGCCAACGCTCTTCTTCATTCAATTGATTAGCATATGAGCCCATTGCATTCTTACCGTAATAAATAACATGATAAATACTTCCAGCGGTTATGGCGCGACCGGCATCGTCATAGCTTGGCACACCTAGTATTTTTTCTCTTTTAACCAATTTACCTTGTCCTTTCCCCTTATTCCCGTGGCAAATTCCGCAATACACATCATATAATTCTTTTGCTCTTGCATCATCAATTTGTATTGAATCTAAAGGGCTCACTAAATTGGCTTTTGCAGAATTGTAACCATCGTTTGTATTTTCATATTCAAAAGGCATATGACCTCCTCTAGGAATGGTTCCTTCAGCCGGTAACTGTGCTTCTACACCTCCGGGAAAAGCATCAGACTCCTGATAGGCTTCGTAACTCACTGGTTCGTACATATTCGGCATATACTGGTAATTTGGTCTTGAGTTCTTTTGACAAGCAACAACACTCGCAAACACCATTAATACTACTATTATTTTAAATAAGCTTTTCATCTGTATAAGTTAATGCGCTTTATCAATTAAATTTATCTCGACAGCTCCTGTTTCTTTTAACAAGTCTGAGAGTTCTTTTTCGTTGTTATGAACAGAGATTTCCATTAGAAAATGGTCATCAGTTGTTCTTGGGTCTGGATTCTCTGCTTTCTTGAATGGCCACATTCTACTTCTCAAGTAAAAGGTAATAACCATAAGGTGAGCTGCAAAAAATACTGTAAGTTCGAACATTATCGGTACGAATGCAGGCATGTTTTCGATATAACTAAAACTTGGTTTACCACCTATATCTTGGGGCCAATCTTGAATCATAATAAAATTCATCATCACAATAGCAACAGCTAGACCAACGCAACCATACATAAACGACGTGATTGCAATTCTCGTTGGAGCTAAACCCATTGCCTTGTCTAGTCCATGTACTGGAAAAGGCGTATAAATTTCTTCTATATGATGATGCGCAGACTTTACCTTTTTTACGGCAGCCATAAGAACATCGTCATCAGTGTAAATAGCGTGAATTACTTTTGAAGCTTCCATGTACTATTTTTAGTTTATTAATTTTTTAGCTTGTCCTGACCAATCATCACGTTCAGCTCTTCCTGGGAAGGAACCTGTAATAGCATCTAACAAGTCATATTCTCTTTTTGTCATTTTACTCACTTGGACAAATGTATAAATACCAATACTATTCAGTACTTCTTCCATTTTTGGACCGATACCATTTATTTGTTTCAAGTCATCTGCAGTTTGGGTTTTTGAATCAAAGGCTCCAATACTACCTAATAAATCATTTACTTTTGCCGAATTATCATCAATAGAAGGTGCTTCTGAACTACTTTTTGTTATTGCCGCCGGAACACCCGATGTTCTTTGGTCAGAACCGGTACCAACTAAACTATCTCCACGTTCTCTAATTTTCTTGTAACGTTCACCTGAAGATTTTAAAATCGTTTTTACTTCTGCTTGGGCAATCACCGGGAACGTTCTAGCATATAGTAAGAATAATACAAAAAAGAATCCTATGGTTCCTATGAAAATCCCAATATCTACAAAAGTAGGAGAGAACATTGTCCAAGATGATGGTAAGTAATCTCGGTGTAATGATGTCACAATAATTACGAAACGCTCAAACCACATTCCTACATTTACCACAATTGATATAAAGAACGAGAACATGATACTTGTTCTAAGCTTTTTAAACCACATAAACTGCGGAGAGAATACGTTACATGACATCATCATCCAGTAGGCCCATGCATAAGGTCCTGTTGCCCTATTTAAGAATGCGTATTGTTCATATTCTACTCCTGAATACCAAGCGATGAATAGTTCGGTGATATATGCCACACCAACGATTGAACCCGTAATCATAATGACAATATTCATTAACTCAATATGTTGTACGGTAATATAATCTTCTAAATTACATACCTTTCTCATGATAATCAAAAGTGTGTTTACCATTGCAAACCCTGAGAAAATAGCTCCAGCAACGAAGTATGGAGGGAAAATCGTAGTATGCCAACCTGGTATCACTGAGGTAGCGAAGTCAAAAGATACAATAGTGTGTACCGAAAGTACAAGTGGCGTTGCTAAACCTGCAAGTACTAATGAGACTTCTTCAAAACGTTGCCAATCCTTTGCGCGTCCTGACCATCCAAAACTCAATAACGAATATATTTTCTTTTGAAAAGGTCTTACTGCTCTATCGCGAATCATCGCAAAATCTGGTAACAACCCAGTCCACCAGAATACAAGTGACACTGATAAATAAGTTGAGATTGCAAATACATCCCAAAGTAAAGGTGAATTAAAGTTTACCCACAAGGAACCAAATTGATTTGGAATAGGCAAAACCCAATAAGCCAACCATGGTCTTCCCATGTGAATGATTGGGAATAAACCTGCTTGGATTACAGAGAAAATTGTCATTGCTTCTGCAGAACGGTTAATTGCCATTCTCCATTTTTGACGGAAGAGTAAAAGTACAGCAGAAATTAAAGTTCCTGCGTGACCAATACCAACCCACCAAACGAAGTTAGTAATATCCCAAGCCCAACCA is part of the Formosa sp. Hel1_31_208 genome and harbors:
- the ruvB gene encoding Holliday junction branch migration DNA helicase RuvB, whose amino-acid sequence is MNENLDPTDEHFSPEEIEVEKKLRPLSFDDFTGQDQVLENLQIFVQAANGRDEALDHTLFHGPPGLGKTTLAHILASELNVGIKVTSGPVLDKPGDLAGLLTNLDERDVLFIDEIHRLSPIVEEYLYSAMEDYKIDIMIESGPNARTVQINLNPFTLIGATTRSGLLTSPMRARFGIQSRLQYYNTELLTTIVQRSASILNVPMTMEAAVEIAGRSRGTPRIANALLRRVRDFAQIKSNGNIEIKIAKFALAALNVDAHGLDEMDNKILETIIDKFKGGPVGITTLATAVSESAETIEEVYEPFLIQQGFIMRTPRGREVTELAYKHRGKIKGTIQGGLF
- a CDS encoding cbb3-type cytochrome c oxidase subunit I, which produces MSAHADTHAHDDHGHHHHKETFVTKYIFSQDHKMIAKQYLITGVIVMGIIGILMSLMMRLQIAWPEEPNVIFEALLGKWAPDGVMGADIYLALVTIHGTLMVFFVLTAGLSGTFSNLLIPLQIGARDMASGFLNMISYWLFFLSCVIMILSFFVEFGPAAAGWTIYPPLSALPMAQGGSGMGMTLWLVSMAIFIASSLLGSLNYIVTVINLRTKGMSMTRLPLTIWAFFVTAIIGVVSFPVLLSAALLLIMDRSFGTSFFLSDIFIQGEVLHYQGGSPVLFEHLFWFLGHPEVYIVLLPALGISSEVISTNSRKPIFGYRAMVMSILAIAFLSTIVWGHHMFISGMNPFLGSVFTFTTLLIAIPSAVKAFNYITTLWKGNLQMNPAMLFSIGLVSTFITGGLTGIILGDSALDINVHDTYFVVAHFHLVMGISALYGVFAGIYHWFPKMFGRMLNKNLGYIHFWVTAICAYGVFFPMHFIGMAGLPRRYYTNSNFPLFDDTANANVVITMFALVGGAVQLVFLYNFISSIFFGKKAEQNPWRSNTLEWTAPVEHIHGNWPGEIPHVHRWPYDYSKPGHDEDFVPQNVPLKDGEEELQH
- a CDS encoding cytochrome c oxidase subunit II yields the protein MTAFLTLIIVLFIAVAIWQMVKIFDLAQVGASNSQVANDKDNRLNGYLMMGFLIFIYAITIASFWYLGDLPLVSNAASEHGKDVDNLMIISMVVIFIVQTVTQFLLHYFAFKYKGEKGRKALFYADNNTLEAIWTFIPVIVLAGLIIYGLFTWTSIMNVDESEDPLVIELYAQQFNWKARYAGEDNTLGMANVRLIDIDRANILGVDESDPNSQDDIITTELHLPVNRPVLFKMRSQDVLHSAYMPHFRAQMNCVPGMITQFGFTPTVTTQDMRLNPDIAEKVANINAIRSENKDEIEAKGQELLYEFDYLLLCNKICGKSHYNMQMKIIVETEEEYNAWIKEQKTFDNSLTN
- a CDS encoding quinol:cytochrome C oxidoreductase produces the protein MYTISNRLKMASIILMILGALGVSYGFWDSHQYKTEEDVKVLLAAEHDGHGEAHSSEGHAEESHVEEASHVDAHGDEAHAEEGHKMSHEEHVLHQIHNRPWSALYVAAFFFFMIALGVLAFYAIQFAAQAGWSPVLFRVMEAITAYVLPGALIVLGIAVASGTIGHYNIFIWMDPDMVDPTSDKYDALVAGKSGFLNLKGFIIRGLIFIAGWSLYRHFARKFSIAQDNADDNKNFKKSFRIAAGFLVFYIYTESMMSWDWIMSVDPHWFSTLFGWYVFASMFVSGITVIAMLTMYLKSRGHLPFVNDSHLHDLAKFMFGISIFWTYLWFSQFMLIWYSNIPEEVTYFVTRFQDYQLPFLGMVVMNFVFPLLILMNSDYKRIPWFVVMAGIVILCGHYIDVFNMIMPATVGDRWFIGIPEIGSILLFAGLFIFIVFTALTKAPLLAKRNPFIKESEHFHY
- a CDS encoding cytochrome c translates to MKSLFKIIVVLMVFASVVACQKNSRPNYQYMPNMYEPVSYEAYQESDAFPGGVEAQLPAEGTIPRGGHMPFEYENTNDGYNSAKANLVSPLDSIQIDDARAKELYDVYCGICHGNKGKGQGKLVKREKILGVPSYDDAGRAITAGSIYHVIYYGKNAMGSYANQLNEEERWQVVDYVLKLKADLEK
- a CDS encoding DUF3341 domain-containing protein is translated as MEASKVIHAIYTDDDVLMAAVKKVKSAHHHIEEIYTPFPVHGLDKAMGLAPTRIAITSFMYGCVGLAVAIVMMNFIMIQDWPQDIGGKPSFSYIENMPAFVPIMFELTVFFAAHLMVITFYLRSRMWPFKKAENPDPRTTDDHFLMEISVHNNEKELSDLLKETGAVEINLIDKAH
- the nrfD gene encoding NrfD/PsrC family molybdoenzyme membrane anchor subunit; the encoded protein is MASHYEAPIRRPLVTGEKSYHDVSVDVAAPVEGKANKAWWIVFSIALVAFLWGIGCIIYTISTGIGTWGLNKTVGWAWDITNFVWWVGIGHAGTLISAVLLLFRQKWRMAINRSAEAMTIFSVIQAGLFPIIHMGRPWLAYWVLPIPNQFGSLWVNFNSPLLWDVFAISTYLSVSLVFWWTGLLPDFAMIRDRAVRPFQKKIYSLLSFGWSGRAKDWQRFEEVSLVLAGLATPLVLSVHTIVSFDFATSVIPGWHTTIFPPYFVAGAIFSGFAMVNTLLIIMRKVCNLEDYITVQHIELMNIVIMITGSIVGVAYITELFIAWYSGVEYEQYAFLNRATGPYAWAYWMMMSCNVFSPQFMWFKKLRTSIMFSFFISIVVNVGMWFERFVIIVTSLHRDYLPSSWTMFSPTFVDIGIFIGTIGFFFVLFLLYARTFPVIAQAEVKTILKSSGERYKKIRERGDSLVGTGSDQRTSGVPAAITKSSSEAPSIDDNSAKVNDLLGSIGAFDSKTQTADDLKQINGIGPKMEEVLNSIGIYTFVQVSKMTKREYDLLDAITGSFPGRAERDDWSGQAKKLIN